A window of Hevea brasiliensis isolate MT/VB/25A 57/8 unplaced genomic scaffold, ASM3005281v1 Scaf7, whole genome shotgun sequence genomic DNA:
GGTTTAGCGAAGAGAAAATGCCTGCTGCTTTGTTGAAAATAGATGGTCCCTGTTCTGATTTCTCTTCCCCATTTCCGAATATTATCTGTAGAAGATCAAACCCAAATTACCAACACTAATAAATACCACATTAATATTCTCTCTCTCACTAATATGAGGACAACTAACCTCGAGTTCTTCAGCATCTGGACGCCTTATGAATTCTTTGGCAAGAAGATACCTGTTCGGTCTATCTTTATCGTCATAAAATACCTTCCACATACTGATCAAAATCAGAATGAAAAGAGAAAAGGAATGAAGTTATCAAATAGAATCAGCTGCATCAAAAGAACAGAACAGAACATTAATTGGCTGTGTAGAGAGTTCTCAAGGTAGACTAGATTGCATTTTGCACTGTGGTAAGGGTCTCCATAGTCTGCAATAAACATGTGTGTGCATTTCTCAATCATCTGGCATAGGGTAACCCAAAATTGGGTAACAGGAGTAGTtcatattttaatcataaaaggGGTAACTGTAAGTTCAGAGCAATTAAAAGTAGATTCAAATGAGAACAAAGATGCCTAAAACTGTATGATAAATGCAGGAGGGCACTCACCCTGGATAACACCTAAAGAGAGCACCAGATGGCAGAGGTCTCATTGAGTAAACTGTGGTGAAAGTGCTGCAAAacaaattacatataattcattagTCAGATAAACATGAGGACACCGTTATTGTTGTTAACAGAAGTGGACATAAGAAACATCGTTACCAAAATACAAATTTAGAAAACAGTAAATTGCCCAAGTAAATCAATGTTACACGACACAAACATTAACCtacaaatttaatgaaaatgcATTATGTGCATATAAATAGAATAAATATGGAATGAGGAATGTTTGAAATTCACTAGAACACATTTTATTTCACGTCATGAGGCACAAAACATTATGAAATCATAGAAGTTGCCATACACAGATCCATGGAATATATCATTAGAAAATTAAGACACCCAAGTTTAATGGAGGAGACAAACAAATGATCAGCAAAGATAAAACATGGCCAGATTTTTAGAAAAGGGATATGCATAGGCAGTTCAGATGGAGTAGGCAAGTTTAAGTTGAATAACTTCAAAAGACTTGTTGACAAAACCCGAAACATGGCAAATAATTTATTGAGTGAGTTGAAAAGTTTGTAAGTTGATGCGTGTTGAAGAAAAGaaatagttaaaaaaaatttacccacatgCCAAAAGGAAGAAAACTTTACCTCAAAAAGAATCGCCTTAAATTGCGAACATTAATCCCAACACCAACATCTTCACTGATGAGACGAGGGTTCCACATGATGAGCGGCCTTGGCTAGCAAAATTTGGGAACTATCATCAGCACTACATTTTTATGTTTCAAGTGATTTGCATGAAAGAAGAAATTATAACTGGTTCTAAAGTCGAAGTGCGTATGATGATCATTGCCTGTTTTTAAGGAGTGACAGAGTTAGTTTAGTACCGGATCATCAGACAGACTGGACGCAATTTTCTGTACATATCCCAACATCTGGTAATCAGGAACAACCATAACCACAATCTCATCTTCACTCCCAACAGGCTTCCGGTCACTTAAGCTGGACAAAAGTGAAGCACATAGTTTCACATGTACTTGCAAGCCAAAGCACCATCAAGTAATTAAAAAGGCATACAGCCTATTCAAATAAAATACAGAATGGTGATGGCGATCTTTAACTAAAAAAATTCACCTGAAAAATTAGAAGATTTTATTAATTTGGAGGAAAATACCTTGCAAATCCAAAAGCTGCATCTTTCCACTGATATTTTAGCAGTGCAGCAGCACCAGCATCTGGAAATATGGCTTTAATTCTCTGCAGATTAAATTTCCCACTTTAGCAAAGCAAAGTTCAGAATTGAATGTGTATAAGCTAAAGTTGTAAATTGGAAGAAGCCGTATACCTTTGGCAATCAGTAAAATTTTAATCCTCTTGCAGTAGACAGCCTTTAAATCTACTTCTTACAGGGGAGGTAGAAATACAGAAATTTTATTGTTTTCATGTCTCTAAGTTACAATATTGGTGAAGACAGGAATTACGACCAGCCCATGCCAATTCCCCAGCATTTACCCAGCACACAGACACTATGATTTTGTCATTTTTTTTGGCTTCTTTAAAACAAAAAAATGGTTGCCCACTGGCATAAAACAAAATCGAGTAATgctcaactttgattaagaacctTATATACCTAAGGCTTTATCTTCTAATCCTGCGCATTTAAGTTCATTAAAAGTACAAACCTGACATCCTGTTTCTTCAATAAGTTTATCCAAGAAAATCCTTGAAAGTTCCCAGAGCGCAGCTTGTGCACCTTCATCATCTAGAAACTGCAACTGAGGAATTAAGAGCTCAACCTGCAGAGAGTCAGCTAATTAAAAAAACAAGAAATGCAAAAAACAAAGgagaaattgaaattgagaaacaaattgtaaattgaaattttgtaatttacACAACATTTCTTCTCCAACaagacaactcaactcaactaagtttttatcccaaaaatttggggtcggctatatggattcgctttctccactccaaACGATTTTTGGTTAAATCctaaaaaatgtgtaatgcttctaggtcatgttgtactactctcctccaagtcaatttaggtctatccctttttttctttctatcctctaacctaatgtgctctacttgtctaactggaacctccatatgtctacgcttcacatgaccaaaccacctcaatctcccttctctgaacttatcctcaattggcaccactcctaccttttctctaatactctcattacggactttatctagtctagtatggccactcatccaccttaacattctcatctctgcaactcttattttagacgcatacgactccttcagtgctcaacactcactaccataaaaCAAAGCCGgtcatatggctgtacggtaaaatttttctttcaacttattggaaatcttgcgatcacataaaactcccgtggcacgactccacttcaaccatccggctttaatcatatgactaacatcctcttcacattccccatCTAGTTGAAGGACTGAACTGAGATAttcaaagtgattactttgggacaataccactccatccaaactaactccttccctattaccagtttggccttcactaaacttgcaatgcatgtattctgtcttcgttctacttaacttaaagccctttgactctagagtacttctccaaagctctaactttctattgactccttctcgcgtctcatctatcagaacaatatcatccacaaacatcatgcaccaaggaatactctcttgtatatgtttcgtcaattcatctaaaactaatgtaaaaaagtgagggcttatagctgatccttggtgtaatccaattgagatcggaaaatctcttgtgtcctcttccactgtgcgcacaatagtagttgttccttcatacatatctttcaatacttgtatgtacctaatagataccattttttgttctaacacactccataagacatctcttggaacactatcataagccttctctaaatcaataaaaaccatgtgtagatctttcttcacatctctatatttctccatcaaacttctaatgagaaaaagatcgcttccatagttgaatgactgggcatgaagccaaattgattgatagagatagaagtatcatgacgtagtcgatgctccacaattctcttccacaacttcatagtatggcttatgagtttaattcccctatagtttgagcaactctgtatgtctcccttatttttaaaaataagtactaaaatactcctcctccgttcatcaggcattttctttgagtttagaatcttattaaataatttagttaaccatgccactcccatatctcccaaacacttccacacttcaattggtattccatcgggtccacaggctttaaccactttcattctcttaaatgcttcctttacttctaaacatctaatccttctagtataattcacattcttttctattgttctataatctatattcacgctattaccattttgactattattaaggaGATCATTAaagtaatttctccatctttctttaatgtctccatctttctttaatgtcctcatctttcaccaa
This region includes:
- the LOC110660086 gene encoding uncharacterized protein LOC110660086 isoform X2, giving the protein MAASIPSCSFFYPYSPSLMSNNTKSATRFALPFPNPIFNGLDGISLSSSYSSSRICGKFEKFQGESPLQDNLEETTQLQAQPLEEKEEDDSCLPSDLEGAVWQSSQASALFVSSGGMRAIVELLIPQLQFLDDEGAQAALWELSRIFLDKLIEETGCQRIKAIFPDAGAAALLKYQWKDAAFGFASLSDRKPVGSEDEIVVMVVPDYQMLGYVQKIASSLSDDPPRPLIMWNPRLISEDVGVGINVRNLRRFFLSTFTTVYSMRPLPSGALFRCYPGLWRPLPQCKMQSSLP
- the LOC110660086 gene encoding uncharacterized protein LOC110660086 isoform X1 yields the protein MAASIPSCSFFYPYSPSLMSNNTKSATRFALPFPNPIFNGLDGISLSSSYSSSRICGKFEKFQGESPLQDNLEETTQLQAQPLEEKEEDDSCLPSDLEGAVWQSSQASALFVSSGGMRAIVELLIPQLQFLDDEGAQAALWELSRIFLDKLIEETGCQRIKAIFPDAGAAALLKYQWKDAAFGFASLSDRKPVGSEDEIVVMVVPDYQMLGYVQKIASSLSDDPPRPLIMWNPRLISEDVGVGINVRNLRRFFLSTFTTVYSMRPLPSGALFRCYPGMWKVFYDDKDRPNRYLLAKEFIRRPDAEELEIIFGNGEEKSEQGPSIFNKAAGIFSSLNRFMKAISK
- the LOC110660086 gene encoding uncharacterized protein LOC110660086 isoform X3, with the protein product MAASIPSCSFFYPYSPSLMSNNTKSATRFALPFPNPIFNGLDGISLSSSYSSSRICGKFEKFQGESPLQDNLEETTQLQAQPLEEKEEDDSCLPSDLEGAVWQSSQASALFVSSGGMRAIVELLIPQLQFLDDEGAQAALWELSRIFLDKLIEETGCQRIKAIFPDAGAAALLKYQWKDAAFGFASLSDRKPVGSEDEIVVMVVPDYQMLGYVQKIASSLSDDPPRPLIMWNPRLISEDVGVGINVRNLRRFFLSTFTTVYSMRPLPSGALFRCYPG